The Candidatus Omnitrophota bacterium DNA segment TGGTAAATCAATTATGGGGATTCTTATGTTAGAAATAGGACCGGGAACAGAAATTTGGATTGAGGCAGAAGGAGAAGATGCGGAAAAAGCAGTTACCGCCTTAGAGAAAATCATTTTAGAGGAAGAAACGCAACTAATCAAATGAATATGGAAGAGGAAATATTAAAAGACAAAGAAGAGAGGATTTTAAAAGGCATTCCTGCTTCCCCCGGAATAGCTATTGGACGTGCTTTTCTTATTGATACTGAAGAACCTACTATTCCTCGAAGAGAGATTTCAGATAAAGAACTACCCAGCGAAATAGCCAGATTTGAGGAAGCATTGATTCAGACAAGAAAAGAGATTTTAGAGATACAGAAAAAAATTGCGGAAGAAATGAGTTCAGACCATGCTGAGATATTTAACGCTCATTTGCTTGTCCTGGAAGATAAAATGTTTTTAGAAGAGGTCATCTCACGGTTAAGAAAAGAAAAATTCACTGTAGAATACATCTTAGTAGATGTAATAAAAAAATATATAAAGGTTTTCTCCAAAATGGATGACGAATATCTCAGGGAAAGAATCAGTGATATAGATGACGTTGGCAAGAGGATACTGCGCAACCTTATCGGACAACAACGACAGGATTTGAGTAAATTAAAAGATAAAGTAGTAGTCGTCGCATATAATCTTTCTCCTTCAGATACCGCTTTGATGCATAAAGAGAATGTGCTCGGTTTTGTTACCGACATAGGAGGACGCACTTCTCATACCGCAATCATGGCAAAATCTTTAGAGATTCCTGCGGTGGTAGGTTTAGAAAAAGTTAGCCGTTGGGTTAAAAACGGTGATTATCTTATTGTTAACGGTAATGAAGGAATAGTAATTATCAATCCCCAAGAAGAAACCTTAAGTAAATACGAAGAAGAATTATTAAGATTTAAAGAATTTACACGTAGATTAGAAGGCCTGAAGGACCTCCCCGCAGAAACTTTAGATGGTTACAGAGTAAAAATAGCAGCAAATATTGAATCTCCCCAAGAAATTCCTTCTGTGCTTGCGCATGGTGCTTTTGGAATAGGACTTTATAGAACAGAGTATTTCTATATGAACCGAAAAGATTTGCCATCGGAAGAAGAACAATACGAGGCATACCGCCGAGTAGCAATTCAGATGGCTCCTAATCCGGTTACGATAAGGACTCTAGACTTGGGAGGAGATAAATTTATTTCTCAATTAGAAATACCTTACGAGATAAATCCTTTTATGGGGTGGAGGGCAATAAGATTCTGTTTAGCAAAACCAGATATATTTAAAACGCAACTTAAAGCAATCTTAAGGGCTTCGGTAGATGGAAAACTTCGACTGATGTATCCTTTAATTTCGGGAATAGAAGAACTACATCAGGCTAATGCTATTTTAGAAGAAGTTAAAAAAGAATTAAATGAAAAAAATATTCCTTTTGATAAAAATTTGGAAGTGGGTGTAATGATAGAGGTTCCTTCTGCCGCAGTTACAAGCGATATTTTGGCAAAAGAAGTAGACTTCTTCAGTGTGGGCACAAACGACCTTATTCAATATTCATTAGCAGTGGATAGGGTAAATGAAAAAATTGCTTATCTTTATGAACCTGCTCACCCTGCAATCATAAGAATAATCAGAAATATTATTAATTCTGCCCATGCAGAAGGAATCTGGGTAGGAATGTGTGGGGAGATGGCTGGTGAAATACTCTTTATCCCCGTTCTTTTAGGGCTGGGGTTAGATGAATTCAGTGTCAGTCCCGTAAGTGTTCCGGAAGTCAAACAGGTTATCCGCGCAATAACTCTTACCCAAGCCAAAGAGATTGCCCAAGAGTGCCTTTCCTTGTCCACCAGTGAAGACATCCTGAGATTTTTAAAGCTAAAATTGAAAGAAATTATCCCAGAAATAATCATCTAAAGATAAACTATGCTTGATTTAATTAAGAAATTTGACTCTGCAGATATGCTCACTATGCTACAAAACTTCCCCCAGCAATGCAGGGATGCTTTCATGTTGGGCAAAGGAATAGAACTTCCTTCCTCATACCATCAATTCAATAATATAGTTTTCTCAGGTATGGGAGGTTCAGCTATTGGAGGAGACATCATCCGCACTTACTGCTTGTACAAATTAAATCTACCTATCTTTGTATTCCGCAACTATAATCTTCCCAGTTTTATTAATGAAGATACCTTATTTTTTGCCTGCAGTTATTCCGGAAATACCGAAGAGACCATTGCTTCTTTCCAAGAAGCAAGAAGAAAAAAAGCAAAAATAGTCGTTATTTCTTCTGGCGGAGAACTCATTACTTTAGCCCAGAGGAAAAACATCCCTTTTATAAAAATTCCCTCCGGATACCCACCACGTCAATCATTAGGATATTTTGTATTTGTTCCTCTTTACCTCTTACAAAAGATTAAGATATTAAATAACTTAGAGCCAGAATTAGAAGAGACCTTCTATCTTTTGGAAAGGATGCGCGATAAAAAACTTAGTCCAGAAATCAAGAAAGAAAACATTGCTTTTGACACCGCCTTGCTTATGTTAAACAGGTTTCCAGTAATTTATAGCCAAATAGATTACTTAGATGTTGTTTCTATGCGTTGGCGAGCACAATTAGCAGAGAACTCC contains these protein-coding regions:
- a CDS encoding HPr family phosphocarrier protein, with the protein product MKKIKKKILVRNKQGLHARPAALFVQLANKFEANIVVRKDKLTANGKSIMGILMLEIGPGTEIWIEAEGEDAEKAVTALEKIILEEETQLIK
- the ptsP gene encoding phosphoenolpyruvate--protein phosphotransferase; its protein translation is MLKGIPASPGIAIGRAFLIDTEEPTIPRREISDKELPSEIARFEEALIQTRKEILEIQKKIAEEMSSDHAEIFNAHLLVLEDKMFLEEVISRLRKEKFTVEYILVDVIKKYIKVFSKMDDEYLRERISDIDDVGKRILRNLIGQQRQDLSKLKDKVVVVAYNLSPSDTALMHKENVLGFVTDIGGRTSHTAIMAKSLEIPAVVGLEKVSRWVKNGDYLIVNGNEGIVIINPQEETLSKYEEELLRFKEFTRRLEGLKDLPAETLDGYRVKIAANIESPQEIPSVLAHGAFGIGLYRTEYFYMNRKDLPSEEEQYEAYRRVAIQMAPNPVTIRTLDLGGDKFISQLEIPYEINPFMGWRAIRFCLAKPDIFKTQLKAILRASVDGKLRLMYPLISGIEELHQANAILEEVKKELNEKNIPFDKNLEVGVMIEVPSAAVTSDILAKEVDFFSVGTNDLIQYSLAVDRVNEKIAYLYEPAHPAIIRIIRNIINSAHAEGIWVGMCGEMAGEILFIPVLLGLGLDEFSVSPVSVPEVKQVIRAITLTQAKEIAQECLSLSTSEDILRFLKLKLKEIIPEIII
- a CDS encoding bifunctional phosphoglucose/phosphomannose isomerase; its protein translation is MLDLIKKFDSADMLTMLQNFPQQCRDAFMLGKGIELPSSYHQFNNIVFSGMGGSAIGGDIIRTYCLYKLNLPIFVFRNYNLPSFINEDTLFFACSYSGNTEETIASFQEARRKKAKIVVISSGGELITLAQRKNIPFIKIPSGYPPRQSLGYFVFVPLYLLQKIKILNNLEPELEETFYLLERMRDKKLSPEIKKENIAFDTALLMLNRFPVIYSQIDYLDVVSMRWRAQLAENSKVLSSINFLPELNHNEIVGWRFPKSVLKNFIIFLLRDNTEQARIRLRIEITKELLKKDGFLIKEVRAEGRSLMARILSLIYIGDFVSYYLAILNQIDPTPVKPIAYLKKRLAKISHKGK